In Debaryomyces hansenii CBS767 chromosome B complete sequence, one genomic interval encodes:
- a CDS encoding DEHA2B10560p (highly similar to CA4745|CaURA1 Candida albicans CaURA1 dihydroorotate dehydrogenase) codes for MKSFVRFNQFKRFSHRSASGFTSNLRSTRPVLQSSFLPRSILFTAGVFGATIGGFYLFDARSAIHEYVFCPLIRQFTSAEQGHKFGIFLMKYGLVPKLLDEHLNDTSDVLGVDVFGTRLRSPIGLAAGLDKDGEAIDALFDVGFSYVEIGSITPEPQPGNPTPRFFRLPRDDAVINRYGFNSTGHFNVVASLKVRFAKLLESFRINHNSDQNPTSNSFRDGKLLGVNLGKNKFGDEVTDYVKGVSRLGPYADVLIVNVSSPNTPGLRDLQSESKLTNLLATVVKERNTLGVNLLNKKPPVLVKVAPDLTEPEIESIANSAKAAKVDGIIISNTTIQRPTENLLTTNTNLINQTGGLSGKPLKPLSLKALKTLRKYTKDSDLVLVGCGGISSGKDALEFGKAGATFIELYTAFAYKGPALPSKIRDELVVELKKEGKTWQQIIGEDDK; via the coding sequence ATGAAATCGTTTGTTCGTTTTAACCAATTTAAGAGATTTTCTCATCGTTCAGCAAGTGGATTTACGTCCAATTTAAGATCGACGAGACCAGTCTTACAATCTAGCTTTTTGCCAAGATCAATCTTATTTACTGCAGGAGTGTTTGGTGCTACAATTGGAGGgttttatttatttgatgcCAGGTCAGCAATCCATGAGTATGTTTTCTGTCCGCTAATCAGACAATTCACTAGTGCGGAACAGGGTCATAAGTTTGGtatttttttgatgaagTATGGATTGGTGCCTAAGTTGTTGGACGAGCATCTCAATGATACGTCGGATGTGTTGGGAGTTGATGTGTTTGGCACCAGATTGAGATCACCTATCGGATTAGCTGCGGGATTGGATAAGGATGGTGAAGCCATCGATGCGTTGTTTGACGTTGGGTTTTCGTACGTTGAAATCGGGTCCATTACCCCCGAACCACAGCCTGGTAACCCTACTCCTAGGTTTTTCAGATTACCTAGAGACGATGCCGTTATCAACAGATACGGGTTCAATTCTACTGGTCATTTCAACGTCGTTGCATCGTTAAAGGTGAGATTCGCGAAGTTGCTTGAAAGCTTTAGGATCAACCACAATTCTGACCAGAATCCCACTTCCAATTCATTCAGAGACGGCAAATTATTGGGTGTTAACTTAGGAAAGAATAAATTCGGAGACGAAGTCACCGATTACGTGAAGGGTGTCAGCAGATTGGGTCCGTATGCGGATGTATTGATTGTCAATGTTTCATCTCCAAATACTCCCGGCTTGAGGGACTTGCAAAGCGAGCTGAAATTGACTAACTTGTTGGCTACCGTGGTCAAGGAAAGAAACACCCTAGGCGTCAATCTCTTGAACAAGAAGCCGCCAGTCTTGGTCAAAGTTGCTCCCGACTTAACCGAGCCAGAAATCGAATCAATTGCCAACTCTGCAAAGGCTGCGAAGGTTGACGGGATAATCATCTCCAACACCACAATTCAAAGGCCCACCGAGAATTTACTCACCACCAACACAAATTTGATCAACCAAACTGGTGGATTATCCGGTAAGCCATTAAAGCCATTATCCTTGAAGGCCTTAAAAACCTTGAGGAAGTACACCAAGGACTCTGACTTGGTTTTAGTCGGTTGTGGAGGTATCTCTAGCGGAAAAGACGCATTAGAATTCGGTAAGGCTGGTGCCACTTTTATCGAGTTATACACGGCTTTTGCCTACAAAGGGCCTGCATTACCATCGAAGATAAGAGACGAATTGGTCGTcgaattgaagaaagaaggCAAGACATGGCAACAAATTATTGGTGAAGACGATAAATAG
- a CDS encoding DEHA2B10582p (weakly similar to uniprot|P53267 Saccharomyces cerevisiae YGR113W DAM1 Component of the DASH complex): MASSPRPTTPNSQKKRSGRRQSHRSSGAYNILPQSPKIHYPVDPDNLPLEAPGNTEKFESLSDALEELDVNMTNLQSIHEAISDGFNESFASFLYGLSITMWCVDFPGCPSRNQWEKLKLVEGLDDRISELAEKIRSHREENERLKNRLASNVVESTEEVENHSDSHENRKPQHSHRVGKGPTRQVDEGDDTYMTNEGSFVVNPSAPSATRIPQPVKTAPRRFTKHTPPPPPPPPPADTSMHSSYRGPNLNQPPRYMRGLFDSTNRPTTPSNNRSKRVANPNRIQKATGRPPFR, translated from the coding sequence ATGGCTTCATCCCCAAGGCCTACGACTCCTAACTCACAAAAGAAGAGATCTGGTCGTCGTCAGCTGCACCGCTCTTCTGGAGCTTATAATATACTCCCACAATCACCTAAGATACATTATCCAGTGGATCCAGATAATTTACCATTAGAGGCGCCAGGTAACACAGAAAAGTTTGAGCTGCTCTCAGATGCATTAGAAGAGCTCGATGTGAATATGACAAATTTACAGCTGATCCATGAGGCAATATCGGACGGgtttaatgaatcatttgCTAGTTTCTTGTATGGATTGTCTATAACGATGTGGTGCGTTGATTTTCCGGGTTGTCCATCGAGAAATCAATGGGAAAAGCTCAAGTTGGTAGAGGGCTTAGACGATAGGATACTGGAGCTCGCGGAGAAAATACGGCTGCATAGGGAGGAAAACGAGAGATTGAAGAACAGGCTCGCGTCTAATGTTGTTGAGTCTACGGAGGAGGTAGAAAACCATAGCGATAGTCATGAGAATAGAAAACCTCAACATCTGCATAGGGTGGGTAAAGGGCCCACAAGACAAGTCGATGAGGGGGACGATACATATATGACAAACGAGGGCTCGTTCGTGGTGAATCCTTCAGCTCCGAGTGCAACCAGAATACCCCAGCCCGTGAAAACTGCTCCTAGAAGATTCACCAAACACacaccaccaccaccaccaccaccaccaccggCGGATACAAGCATGCATTCAAGTTACAGGGGTCCGAATCTTAACCAACCCCCAAGATACATGCGCGGGTTGTTCGACAGTACCAATCGCCCTACTACACCCTCTAACAATAGGTCCAAAAGAGTCGCTAATCCGAATAGAATTCAAAAGGCCACTGGTAGACCTCCATTTCGATAA
- a CDS encoding DEHA2B10604p (no similarity) — translation MSSAHESNSDTSISYEEQLRRQIILNSIENKDYLLVIASQQQKSVQQVKHELMLKLTEG, via the coding sequence ATGTCTTCAGCACATGAATCCAACAGTGATACATCCATAAGCTATGAAGAACAACTCAGGAGgcaaattattttaaactctattgaaaataaggaTTATTTATTGGTAATTGCCAGTCAGCAGCAAAAATCAGTTCAGCAGGTTAAACATGAACTTATGCTAAAACTAACCGAAGGTTGA